The following proteins are encoded in a genomic region of Arachis stenosperma cultivar V10309 chromosome 4, arast.V10309.gnm1.PFL2, whole genome shotgun sequence:
- the LOC130976672 gene encoding uncharacterized protein LOC130976672 has product MGDKKKKAQMFVKLVSAAGTGFFYVKRKPRQFTEKLEFRKYDPRVNRHVLFTEAKMK; this is encoded by the coding sequence ATGGGGGACAAGAAGAAGAAGGCTCAAATGTTTGTAAAACTAGTGTCTGCTGCTGGGACTGGATTTTTCTATGTTAAGAGGAAGCCAAGGCAGTTCACAGAGAAGCTCGAGTTTCGCAAATACGATCCAAGGGTTAACCGCCATGTTCTCTTTACAGAGGCTAAGATGAAGTGA
- the LOC130973060 gene encoding uncharacterized protein LOC130973060 isoform X1 yields the protein MSFLQGIIDSFNSVFSSDPSSSSSSSSSSQSHLNSTPMEAASSPSSVSNERVAFKLKGYYDLATQEIAKAVRAEEWGLVDDAILHYKNAQRILLEAHSTPVPSFITSSEQAKVQSYRQKISKWQGQVSERLQALSRRAGSSYANQVCRDLAKLESTSNVAQTAAVPLKPSNGRKNMVHRYSQPTGQVNKVGSSNSSQAGVNYDTKLVEMINTAIVDRSPSVRWDDVAGLEKAKQALMEMVILPTKRRDLFTGLRRPARGLLLFGPPGNGKTMLAKAVASESDATFFNVSSASLTSKWVGEAEKLVRTLFSVAISRQPSVIFIDEIDSIMSTRTENENDASRRLKSEFLIQFDGVTSNSNDIVIVIGATNKPQELDDAVLRRLVKRIYVPLPDENVRRLLLKHKLKGQAFSLPSRDLEKLVKETEGYSGSDLQALCEEAAMMPIRELGSNILTVNANQVRGLTYNDFKKAMTVIRPSLKKSKWEELERWNEEFGSN from the exons ATGAGCTTCCTTCAGGGGATCATCGATTCCTTTAACTCCGTCTTCTCTTCTgatccttcttcttcttcttcttcttcttcctcttctcaaTCTCACCTTAATTCGACGCCAATGGAAGCtgcttcttctccttcttcggTTTCGAACGAGCGCGTGGCTTTCAAGCTCAAAGGTTACTACGATTTGGCGACGCAGGAGATCGCAAAGGCCGTTCGGGCCGAAGAGTGGGGTTTGGTCGACGACGCTATTCTTCACTACAAGAACGCTCAGAGGATCCTCCTTGAAGCCCATTCTACCCCTGTCCCTTCCTTCATCACTTCCAG TGAACAAGCAAAGGTGCAATCTTATCGTCAGAAGATATCGAAATGGCAGGGCCAAGTCTCTGAGAGATTACAGGCTCTAAGTAGACGAGCAG GGAGCTCATATGCCAATCAGGTATGCCGTGATCTAGCTAAACTAGAA AGCACCTCAAACGTTGCACAAACTGCTGCAGTTCCACTTAAGCCATCAAATGGTAGAAAAAATATGGTACACAGGTATTCTCAACCAACAGGGCAGGTGAATAAAGTTGGAAGCTCAAATTCTAGTCAAGCTGGTGTAAATTATGATACAAAATTGGTTGAAATGATTAACACTGCAATAGTAGACAGAAGTCCTTCTGTTAGATGGGATGATGTCG CGGGGCTTGAGAAGGCAAAGCAAGCTTTAATGGAGATGGTTATTTTGCCAACTAAGAGGAGAGACTTATTCACTGGTCTTCGAAGGCCGGCCAGAG GTTTGCTACTCTTCGGTCCACCTGGTAATGGAAAGACCATGCTTGCCAAAGCTGTAGCTTCAGAATCAGATGCAACATTTTTCAATGTGTCTTCCGCATCATTGACATCTAAATGG GTGGGTGAGGCTGAAAAGCTTGTCCGGACACTATTTTCAGTTGCTATATCCAGACAGCCATCTGTGATTTTTATTGATGag ATTGATAGTATAATGTCAACAAGAACGGAAAATGAGAATGATGCGAGCAGACGGTTAAAATCTGAATTTCTTATCCAGTTTGATGGGGTGACCTCCAATAGTAATGATATTGTGATTGTAATTG GTGCAACCAACAAGCCACAGGAATTGGATGATGCAGTTCTTAGGAGGCTG GTAAAGAGAATCTATGTGCCTTTACCTGATGAAAATGTTCGGAGACTTCTGCTAAAACACAAACTCAAGGGTCAAGCATTCTCGTTACCGA GTAGAGATCTGGAAAAACTTGTCAAAGAGACAGAAG GTTATTCTGGAAGTGATCTTCAAGCATTGTGTGAAGAGGCTGCAATGATGCCAATTAGAGAGCTGGGATCTAACATTCTTACTGTTAATGCAAATCAG GTAAGAGGATTAACTTACAATGATTTCAAGAAGGCAATGACGGTCATCAGACCAAGCTTAAAGAAAAGCAAGTGGGAAGAGCTGGAGCGCTGGAATGAGGAGTTTGGCTCTAATTGA
- the LOC130973060 gene encoding uncharacterized protein LOC130973060 isoform X2 has product MSFLQGIIDSFNSVFSSDPSSSSSSSSSSQSHLNSTPMEAASSPSSVSNERVAFKLKGYYDLATQEIAKAVRAEEWGLVDDAILHYKNAQRILLEAHSTPVPSFITSSEQAKVQSYRQKISKWQGQVSERLQALSRRAGSSYANQSTSNVAQTAAVPLKPSNGRKNMVHRYSQPTGQVNKVGSSNSSQAGVNYDTKLVEMINTAIVDRSPSVRWDDVAGLEKAKQALMEMVILPTKRRDLFTGLRRPARGLLLFGPPGNGKTMLAKAVASESDATFFNVSSASLTSKWVGEAEKLVRTLFSVAISRQPSVIFIDEIDSIMSTRTENENDASRRLKSEFLIQFDGVTSNSNDIVIVIGATNKPQELDDAVLRRLVKRIYVPLPDENVRRLLLKHKLKGQAFSLPSRDLEKLVKETEGYSGSDLQALCEEAAMMPIRELGSNILTVNANQVRGLTYNDFKKAMTVIRPSLKKSKWEELERWNEEFGSN; this is encoded by the exons ATGAGCTTCCTTCAGGGGATCATCGATTCCTTTAACTCCGTCTTCTCTTCTgatccttcttcttcttcttcttcttcttcctcttctcaaTCTCACCTTAATTCGACGCCAATGGAAGCtgcttcttctccttcttcggTTTCGAACGAGCGCGTGGCTTTCAAGCTCAAAGGTTACTACGATTTGGCGACGCAGGAGATCGCAAAGGCCGTTCGGGCCGAAGAGTGGGGTTTGGTCGACGACGCTATTCTTCACTACAAGAACGCTCAGAGGATCCTCCTTGAAGCCCATTCTACCCCTGTCCCTTCCTTCATCACTTCCAG TGAACAAGCAAAGGTGCAATCTTATCGTCAGAAGATATCGAAATGGCAGGGCCAAGTCTCTGAGAGATTACAGGCTCTAAGTAGACGAGCAG GGAGCTCATATGCCAATCAG AGCACCTCAAACGTTGCACAAACTGCTGCAGTTCCACTTAAGCCATCAAATGGTAGAAAAAATATGGTACACAGGTATTCTCAACCAACAGGGCAGGTGAATAAAGTTGGAAGCTCAAATTCTAGTCAAGCTGGTGTAAATTATGATACAAAATTGGTTGAAATGATTAACACTGCAATAGTAGACAGAAGTCCTTCTGTTAGATGGGATGATGTCG CGGGGCTTGAGAAGGCAAAGCAAGCTTTAATGGAGATGGTTATTTTGCCAACTAAGAGGAGAGACTTATTCACTGGTCTTCGAAGGCCGGCCAGAG GTTTGCTACTCTTCGGTCCACCTGGTAATGGAAAGACCATGCTTGCCAAAGCTGTAGCTTCAGAATCAGATGCAACATTTTTCAATGTGTCTTCCGCATCATTGACATCTAAATGG GTGGGTGAGGCTGAAAAGCTTGTCCGGACACTATTTTCAGTTGCTATATCCAGACAGCCATCTGTGATTTTTATTGATGag ATTGATAGTATAATGTCAACAAGAACGGAAAATGAGAATGATGCGAGCAGACGGTTAAAATCTGAATTTCTTATCCAGTTTGATGGGGTGACCTCCAATAGTAATGATATTGTGATTGTAATTG GTGCAACCAACAAGCCACAGGAATTGGATGATGCAGTTCTTAGGAGGCTG GTAAAGAGAATCTATGTGCCTTTACCTGATGAAAATGTTCGGAGACTTCTGCTAAAACACAAACTCAAGGGTCAAGCATTCTCGTTACCGA GTAGAGATCTGGAAAAACTTGTCAAAGAGACAGAAG GTTATTCTGGAAGTGATCTTCAAGCATTGTGTGAAGAGGCTGCAATGATGCCAATTAGAGAGCTGGGATCTAACATTCTTACTGTTAATGCAAATCAG GTAAGAGGATTAACTTACAATGATTTCAAGAAGGCAATGACGGTCATCAGACCAAGCTTAAAGAAAAGCAAGTGGGAAGAGCTGGAGCGCTGGAATGAGGAGTTTGGCTCTAATTGA